One Sphingomonas sp. IW22 genomic window carries:
- a CDS encoding ribbon-helix-helix protein, CopG family: MSDRSKKLGPRVTVSVTPGDYDTLNTLAEKDDVSVSWVVRRAIHEYLRRHQQPARAVRRPALDKRAAAPERT, translated from the coding sequence ATGAGTGATCGATCGAAAAAACTCGGCCCCCGTGTCACGGTCAGCGTCACGCCCGGAGACTATGACACGTTGAACACGCTCGCCGAAAAGGACGACGTATCCGTATCTTGGGTCGTGCGGCGTGCCATCCATGAATATTTGCGGCGACACCAGCAGCCCGCACGGGCTGTGCGGCGGCCGGCTCTGGACAAGCGGGCAGCTGCACCGGAGCGGACATGA